A genomic window from Lepisosteus oculatus isolate fLepOcu1 chromosome 27, fLepOcu1.hap2, whole genome shotgun sequence includes:
- the LOC102691115 gene encoding transmembrane protease serine 3, translating to MSGTQYNAQKIHYHTGFKQSTNDYDIALLRTATPISFTDTVRPVCLPAYGQIFPSAETCWISGWGFTAEGGPISLVLREAPVLLINNKVCSTMDIYGINITPRMVCAGYMDGGIDSCQGDSGGPLVCLSDGSWKLVGVVSWGEGCGRPNRPGVYTNVTELLDWLYYHIQADKDLP from the exons ATGTCAGGCACTCAGTATAATGCCCAAAAAATCCACTACCACACTGGGTTTAAGCAGAGCACCAATGACTACGATATCGCTCTGCTCCGGACTGCCACCCCCATCTCATTCACAG ACACCGTGCGGCCAGTCTGCCTGCCTGCTTATGGGCAGATCTTCCCTTCTGCAGAGACCTGCTGGATCTCAGGCTGGGGTTTCACGGCAGAGGGGG GCCCTATCTCTCTGGTTCTCAGAGAGGCTCCTGTTCTGCTCATTAACAACAAGGTTTGCAGCACAATGGATATATATGGCATCAACATCACCCCTCGCATGGTGTGTGCAGGCTACATGGACGGTGGGATCGACTCATGTCAG GGCGACAGTGGAGGTCCGCTGGTGTGCCTGTCAGACGGCTCCTGGAAGCTGGTGGGCGTGGTGAGCTGGGGAGAAGGATGTGGCCGGCCAAACCGCCCTGGGGTTTATACCAACGTGACTGAGCTGCTGGACTGGCTCTACTATCACATACAG gCAGACAAGGATTTGCCCTGA
- the ethe1 gene encoding persulfide dioxygenase ETHE1, mitochondrial, translating into MSSAVLRTSKPALGFASLVRLAGQSNGSQAGLTRTLLGSLSSCHPLHRRSWRHYSVRMDQRTGLLFRQLFESQSSTYTYLLADAQTREAVLIDPVLETVERDARLVEDLGLNLTIAVNTHCHADHITGTGLLKKRLPGCHSAISKDSGATADIHLKEGDRVTFGRYSLEARATPGHTDGCMTFVLNDQSMAFTGDALLIRGCGRTDFQQGCASALYESVHKKIFTLPGECLVYPAHDYTGQSVSTVDEERRLNPRLTKSLEEFVKIMNNLNLPKPKQIDVAVPANLVCGIQNV; encoded by the exons ATGAGCTCTGCGGTGCTCCGCACGTCCAAACCCGCCCTTGGTTTCGCCTCGCTCGTCAGACTTGCCGGGCAGTCGAACGGGTCCCAAGCCGGTCTGACTCGCACTCTCCTCGGCTCACTGAGCTCCTGTCACCCGCTGCACCGCAGGAGCTGGAGACACTACAGTGTGAGGATGGATCAGAGGACCGGGCTCCTGTTCAGACAG CTGTTCGAGTCGCAGAGCAGCACGTACACCTACCTGCTGGCTGACGCCCAGACCAGGGAGGCGGTTCTGATCGACCCAGTTTTGGAGACAGTGGAACGGGACGCTCGGCTGGTGGAAGATCTGGGGCTCAACCTCACAATTGCGG TCAACACCCACTGTCACGCGGACCACATCACCGGCACGGGACTGCTGAAGAAAAGACTGCCTGGCTGTCACAGTGCCATCTCCAAGGACAGCGGGGCCACCGCCGACATCCACCTCAAGGAGGGAGACAGAGTTACCTTCGGCAGATAT TCCCTGGAGGCTCGAGCCACTCCTGGACACACAGACGGCTGTATGACCTTCGTCCTCAATGACCAGAGCATGGCCTTCACCGGCGACGCACTGCTGATCAGGGGCTGCGGACGCACTGACTTCCAGCAAG GCTGCGCTTCAGCCCTGTACGAGTCTGTGCACAAGAAGATCTTCACCCTGCCTGGAGAGTGCCTGGTGTACCCTGCTCACGACTACACGG GTCAGTCAGTCTCCACGGTGGATGAGGAGCGCCGTCTCAACCCCCGTCTGACCAAGAGCTTGGAGGAGTTTGTGAAGATCATGAATAACCTCAACCTTCCCAAGCCTAAACAGATTG ATGTTGCTGTGCCTGCCAACCTTGTCTGTGGGATCCAGAACGTGTGA